The following are encoded in a window of Camarhynchus parvulus chromosome 1A, STF_HiC, whole genome shotgun sequence genomic DNA:
- the DCP1B gene encoding mRNA-decapping enzyme 1B, whose amino-acid sequence MAAALGRGLDISLAALRQHDPYISGIVDVASQVALYTFGHRASQWEKTDVEGTLFVYTRSASPRHGFTIMNRLSMENRTEPITKDLDFQLQDPFLLYRNARLSIYGIWFYDKEECQRIAELMKNLTQQEQFKAQQGTGTGVSPMIMNSANNKEVDILRMLTKAKDEYTKCKTCSEPKQITSSSAIYNNPNLIKPIPVKPSENQQPRISQQSKNADPEPQHLSLTALFGKQDKADGCEALSKPHQESLPVRQGVVRSLSYEEPSRHSPNAEKQLCPAIQKLMVRGTELHPLAELPESRLCENGSIPPVGETFTGLFQPVPAHGMATAHGAQDAAGTQSLLQKLQSQSGAVAKMEPSAAGAVISTASVFSRTPAPVGAPAAPGNNMSQPPLVYFNGSLPGRTLEAQTLGEEQSKLPRQPLPLSGNQAANSGVISPQELLKKLQIVQQEQQLHVSSRPTLAAKFPVVTQNTNTLKPLDSWIEKAPGTEKQSTLFQVISPQRIPATVSPTLLMSPMVFSQPTPAPPKAAESGRLANAEPGSGSLLLPLPAPEAAVPSSASISKMQLQETLLHLIQNDDNFLNIIYEAYLFSVRKAAMKKPM is encoded by the exons gaGAAGACAGATGTGGAGGGAACGCTGTTTGTTTACACAAG ATCAGCTTCTCCAAGGCATGGTTTCACAATAATGAACAGACTGAGCATGGAAAACCGAACAGAACCCATTACTAAAGACCTCGATTTCCAGCTCCAGGACCCTTTTCTGCTCTACAGAAATGCCAGGT TGTCCATATATGGGATTTGGTTTTATGATAAAGAAGAATGCCAAAGAATTGCAGAGCTCATGAAAAA CCTAACTCAGCAGGAACAATtcaaagcacagcagggcacaggaacaggggTGTCCCCCATGATCATGAATTCTGCTAATAACAAAGAAGTGGATATCTTAAGGATGCTTACCAAGGCCAAAGATGAGTATACCAAG TGTAAGACCTGCTCAGAGCCAAAACAAATAACCAGTTCCTCTGCAATCTATAACAACCCCAACCTAATCAAACCCATTCCAGTAAAGCCAAGTGAGAATCAGCAGCCCCGAatctcccagcagagcaag AACGCGGATCCCGAACCCCAGCACTTATCCTTGACAGCACTGTTTGGCAAACAGGACAAGGCAGATGGCTGCGAAGCGCTCAGTAAGCCGCACCAGGAGAGCCTCCCGGTCCGGCAGGGCGTGGTTCGCTCCCTGTCCTACGAGGAGCCCAGCAGGCACTCCCCCAATGCCgagaagcagctgtgccccgCCATCCAGAAGCTCATGGTGCGGGGCACTGAGCTGCACCCCCTCGCCGAGCTCCCCGAGAGCCGCCTCTGTGAGAACGGCAGCATCCCGCCCGTGGGGGAGACTTTCACGGGCCTCTTCCAGCCCGTGCCCGCCCACGGCATGGCCACGGCTCACGGAGCTCAGGACGCTGCTGGCACTCAGAGCCTACTGCAGAAATTGCAAAGTCAGTCAGGGGCAGTGGCTAAAATGGAGCCCAGTGCCGCAGGAGCTGTGATCTCGACAGCTTCCGTGTTCAGCAGGACTCCTGCTCCTGTtggagcaccagcagcaccaggaaacAACATGAGCCAGCCCCCTCTGGTGTATTTCAATGGGTCCCTACCAGGCCGGACTTTAGAGGCTCAGACGCTTGGTGAAGAACAATCCAAACTTCCCAGACAGCCACTTCCTCTCTCTGGCAATCAAGCGGCCAATTCTGGGGTGATTTCACCTCAAGAATTATTGAAAAAACTCCAGATAGTGCAACAagaacagcagctccatgtaTCCAGCAGACCAACGTTGGCAGCTAAGTTCCCAGTTGTTACCCAGAACACCAATACCCTGAAACCACTGGATTCCTGGATAGAAAAGGCTCcaggaacagaaaaacagagcacTCTCTTCCAG GTAATCTCCCCCCAGCGCATCCCTGCCACCGTGAGCCCCACGCTGCTGATGTCGCCCATGGTGTTCAGCCAGCCCACGCCTGCTCCGCCCAAAGCTGCCGAGAGCGGCCGCTTGGCCAACGCCGAGCCCGGCTCgggcagcctgctcctgcccctgccgGCCCCAGAGGCAGCCGTGCCCAGCAGCGCCTCCATCTCCAAGATGCAGCTGCAGGAAACACTTCTGCACCTCATCCAG aatgaTGACAACTTCTTGAACATTATTTATGAAGCATATCTCTTCAGTGTGAGGAAGGCAGCAATGAAAAAGCCTATGTGA